aggtacctctccactcaaattgcggaaatcctggcatagccagtgtcacggtcttagcgtgacaatcatgaataacataatggggtgacaaccattccatgcccaaaataatatcaaattccaccatgctaagtaataataaatcggctctggtctcaaaaccactaagagcaatcaaacacgaccaatacaTGCGgttcacaacaagagaatctcccacaggagtagacacataaatagggaaactcaaagaatcccgagatatgcccaaatacggggaaaaataagaggacacataagaatatgtagagcctgggtcaaataatactgactcatctctatgacagatcggAACAATagctgtaatgacagaatcagaagcaactgcctctgtacgagcaggaagtgcataatatctgACCTGGCCTCcgcctctagggcgacctctacctccccgacctctacctcgagttggttgagcaggtggggtggcagttggtgctgtaatcatagcctgaggacccggtggagcactctatggctgaaaagtctgtggaggtgcacccctcctaatcctGGGGCAATCCCCCACCATGTGGCTagtgtctccacactcaaaataagctctgggagggcgtggctgctgtgactggctcaggCTAGGTCTACTGGACTGGCTGCTAAGAACACCCCGTgaaggaggcacactagatattggcggtgcataataaggctcctggggtctagaaggagctggaacacaGCTTgtggctggaagagctgaatgaacggggcggctcatataacccctaccatggagAGCTGCTGGgacacgagctccagaataataaccagtctctAGAGACCTCTTGGCTACCATCTCCTCTCTATCCCTGGCAAACATACCCTCAAATCTCCTGGAAATACTcataacctgctgataagaaatatctatctccaactccctggACATACTACTTCGGATGTTGggatggagtccctcaataaatcgtcgaaccctctctcgaactgtggcaactaaggctggtgcatgccaggccaaatcactgaagcgaactgcatactctgacacagtcatagcactctggcacagctgctcaaactccgtgcgccatgagtccctgaggctctgagggacatactctctcaaacatatgtccgagaactgagtccatgtaagtgaagctacctcagccggactactcaactcataagcacgctaccactgataggctgctcctctaagctggattgtagtaaaagaaaccctgCTCGTCtacgctacgcccatagtacggagaatatgatgacactcctccaaaaaaccctgagcatcatctgtagccaatcctcTAAAAGTAGGTGGGTTGTACTTCTTGTACCACTCAAttctgagctgctccgcctcggaagctgttgccctaacctcgggctgagttggagctaccggctgcattggtacaatctctggaacctggtcgacctgaacccactgctctggagtaccggcgacgggagtctgtgctcctccctcagcctgagatgtggcaggagcaagtggaatcaatccagcctgagctaaggtgctgaatatgctcagaaactgggctagagtctcctggagggttggtgcagcaacaggtatctcaggagtctgccctccagcttgagctactgggggctcctctgtagcagctcgtgcgggtactctagctgcaccacgtcgACGTCCTCGGTCTCTACCCCGGTCACAGCCTCTCAAGGCTCTAGCAAGGAGCACGGGTGCCTGTTCATCAGATCTGCTTGtacgtgtcttcaccatctgtgagagaatagaatacataaATTTAGAATctctgaagtcaacaattttcgcacgacaaggaatcacagtagtgaaatttttctaatagttccatagcctcccaaagataagtacaaacgtctccgtaccgatctgcgagactctaataaatcggcttgtgactcatgacacctacgAACcgaaagctctgataccaacttgtcacgacccaatttccctttcgtgtaacgtcgtgacggcacctagtctctacaactaggtaagcctaatattttgcggaataatgaaataagaatataaatttaaccaattattcaaaaatacacaacaaatcccaaaacccgaaacatcgtgaatcacaaactacagaaggaaaaatctagtgtctctatacatcagagtctaacaaggaaaaatacagaagataatggacgtgagaaagagtagaaggggactctgaagTCTGCGGATGCGACATATATATCTTAAAGTCTCCAAAGCTATCCCGGCTCattgatagtgcggctgataaagtgcacctggatctgcacacaaaaaacatatgcaaagagtagcatgagtacaccacaatcgataCCCAGTAGGTGTCAAGCCTAAcatcgatcgagtagtgacgaggtcaggtcagggccctactggtaaatatataataaaaatatatagagtgtaataccgcaataaaataaaggctgaaatttaacaacaatgaaatcatagaaggtaacagctcagtacacagaaacacaacaggagatctcccaagataccgtctcgtagtcccaaacgtaaaagtgtagggggatctcccgaaatactgttccgtagtcccaaagtaaaggtgcagggggatcttccggaataacgttctatagtcccaaagtaaatgtgcagggggatctcccggaataccgttccgtagtcccaaagtaaatattcaagacagggggatctcccggaataccgtttcgtagccccaaagtaaatatgcagtacagggggatctcccggaataccgttccgtagtcccaaagtaaatatacagcgcaaacaatagaaatGCAACTACATCACGtaatcttacgatttagactaagtaccagccAAGGAAGAAGTAGGAAAtttactaagcatgctgcacaaagtTCACATAGgaaattaagacacgtagacatgttgtattagactaaacaggatagctacgCAAATggaaataactcaattaagaatgaaaatagattaatactcataaaaatggtataactcaaaataaaaggaaaacaggttgctgctcagtaagaaaattgggtttttccacaactagcacgtgtacgtacttgtcacctcatgtacacaacGCTCACATATCagaatagttccaaatcttaaggggattccccccacacaaagttaggcaagccacttacctcgaaccaagctcaatcaatcggtcacaatgcctttcccacgaatatccagctctgaatggcccaaatctagccaaaagcaattacatatcataaatacaacaataatagactcatctaattaacgaaatcaacattttaacgaaaattccaaaattaactcaaaaattgcctgtggggcccacgtctcggaatcgggtaaaagacATAAAATATGAAAGCttgttcactcacgagtctaaccatatcaaatttactaaaatctgacaccaaatggtcctccaaatctacaaatcaaacttccaaatccctagcctccaattcccaatttccaccttaaatacgcactaactaggtgggaaaatacatgggaaatcaagattattgatcaaaaataagcacaaggaaattacctcaagaaacccctctaaatgctctcaagaaatcgccaaacccgagctcaaaatgttgaaaatgagcaaaaatcgtgaacacttgcatttaagtgttctatCCAGCCACTtgccacgtccgaatgacctcaaattttgcacgcaagtcacattcaacattacagacctactccaacttccggaatcggaatccgaccctgatatcaaaaatttcactaccggcccaaaactccaaaaatttgactttttgcCATTTCCatcctaaatgagctacggacctccaaaacacaatccgggcacgctcgtaagtccaaaatcacccaacggagctaacagaaccgacaaaactctattccagagtcatcttcacatagttccgactatggtcaaaatcctaagacttaatctttcgtttagggattaagtgtcccaaatcactccaaaaactaaaacaaaacctcccggcatgTCACAAtggcagaaatagatatgggagaagaagtaaataggggatcggggctattactctcaaaacaaccggccgggtcgttacaactgcctcgtagtcccaaagtaaatatgcaagacaaggagATCTCCcaagtaaacgcctcgtagtcccaaagtgaatatgtagtacatggggatctctccGAGTAAATACCTCGtagccccaaagtaaatatgcagtatagggggatctcccgagtaaatgcctcatagtcccaaagtaaatatacagtacaaggggatctcccgaggaaccgcctcgtagtcccaaagtaaatatgcagcagataATCGAATGAAACACGAATTTACAGTAAGAAATCTTAGAGTTAAAGATATAATTCAAATCAAGGGAAATAGGTAATTCAACTAAATATGTttcacaaattgcaagtaagagttaaggcacgcagacatgtgatactaggctaaacatgatcactacatatgctaaggcaactcagttaaggaatttaaaagaagacaactcaaCAAGAACCGAAAATTTTCACAATTAgaccatgtacgcactcgtcacctcgcgtacacgatgCTCACTATCACATATgattacaacagtaccaaatcctaaagggatttcccctacacaaagttagacaagtcacttacgtcaaatctcgctcaatcaatcgataaagATGTTTttccctcgatttttcgactccgaatggcccaaatctagccaaaagtaattacatatcatgaatacaactacaagaaactaatttaaataataaaactacgacttaagcaaagaatcaaaaaatcgccctaaaaagtcaacccggacCCGCGTtacggaatcgggtaaaagtcagaaattacgaacacccattcgaccaCGAATCCAACATACCATTTCtactcaaatccgacaccaaatcaccacttaaatcctcaatttatactctccaaatccctagcctcaaactcctaaattccaccttaaacacaCACAATTTAGGTGGAAACATCAATGGGAAaataagattattgataaaaaattaagcacaagggacttacctcaagaaatcaccCGAAAAATGCTCTAAAAAATCGCCCTAGACCGAggttgcaaagtccaaaatgataaaaatcacgaaACCCTTCGGTTTTAAgcactgcccaggcttttcgcacctggtGCCAGttccaccgcacctgcggaaccgcttttgcggtaaattcctctgcttctgcgaaaatcacttaagTCTCTCAAGGCCCGCACctgcggatgcgcttctgcgGTACTAATCCAGCTTTTACGGGTGCGTATTTGCGCAAACACGCCCGCTTCTGCGTACAGACCTCCCCACATTCGCCCGCTCCTACGATCAATCTTCCGCACAAGCGACTCCTCTTCTGCGACTTTCACAGTGCACCTCCGATCACTGGCCATCCTCCTAGCCTCCGAATCTGCGACTCCCAGCTCGCTTATGCGAGACCGCACCAGCGGCCAAATCCACCGTAAGTGCGAGGACACCAGAACCAGCCCAGCACCAGaaatcttctaagtccaaaaatgattcgttaaccatccaaaatctactcgaggccctcgggacctcaaccaaacataccaacaagtcctaaaagtTCATACGAACGTAGTCGAggctttaaatcacatcaaacaacgctaaaaatacgaattgcacatcgattcaagcctaatgaacttcaaagtgcaaacttctacatccgatgtcgaaacctatcgaaCAAAGTCCGATtcactttaaattttgcacacaagtcataattgacattagggatctactccaacttccggaattggaattcgaccctgatatcaaaaagtccactactagtcaaacttcccaaaaatcatccaattttccaactttcgccaattggcGCTAAAATAACCTATGGACCTCTGATCCAACATCCGaatacgctcctaagaccaaaatcagcCTACGGAGCTAtaggaactatcaaaactctattccggagttatTTTTATACAGTTCGAACTACAGTCAATTCTTATGACTTatgcttccattttagggactatgtgtcctattACACTCCGAAATCGAAAACAAATCCTCCCAGCAAGTcataaaacccaaaaatgaaatagagggggCAATAattaggggttcggggctaatactctcaaaacgaccggccgcgccgttacatacgcccaagtcccaaatcataatacGGTCCCACCGAGACcattaaaatactgatccgggttcgtttacacAAAACGTCGACCGTAATCAAGTCAAATGAGTTTTAAAATACGATTTTATATTTTCATCAATTtctcataaaaactttccggaaaaagGACACGGAttgcgcatgcaaattgaggaaggctaaacggagctattcgaggtctcggaACACATAAATAAAgggtaaaattataaataatctattgggtcatcacacattATTAAAGTAGCACAAATATGCATCTCCTTCGTTAGGGTTAACCAAAATAGATACCCAATTCATATGACACTGATATTTCAGTGAGCTGGACACCACATAATGTGCCAGCTCACCGAGCCAACCTATTTTAGCTATTTTATCTCTTTTACCTATGCTTTTTTAACATAAGCACAACTAAAGGCTGGACCTGAATTAATATAATGGTTATGATAACGTTAGAGGTATTTTTTTTTACCGAAAGTATCAAATAaagtgaaagaaaagaaatattaGTAATTAGTCCCTCCGATCCAAAGTAACCAGTTTGCTTTACGCACgtttattaagaaaatattaaattctatacaaaaatacctaATATGACTAAGTTATTCTTAATTGAAtattaatgtgaggagtaaaaaaAATTTTTAAGAATATGCACATaaggtaaaagagtaaaaataaattaaatttttttttgattaCATAAATGAATACTTATTttggatcaaaataaaaaaagtaattgatcacttattgtgaAGCAAAGGAATAACTAGCTAATGACTACTCAATGACCATTTCACCTTTTTCTCCTGGATAACTCTTGGTTCAAACTTCAAAGTTTTAGACTGTCGCCTCCCACCTTGGCAAATGACAGTGCAAATAGTTGCTTTACCATTCGCATTTGCACCAAAAAGTGtaaaatctcactttatttaaatAGAAATCTGCTCCTGCTgtttgatttgataggttatcAGAGTATTCCGAGACGCCGTCTATCTGACTTTGTAATCATGTACCAAAATAtgattcttttagactcaaagaattaaaatatatgaaaaaaataattgatGACCATAATATGTATAAACGACCTTTTATAAGGCGATATACCTTAACGGTCGTTTGTCCAATTAAGTGTAACGCCTTTTTTAAGGCGTTATATTTAAACTCAAACGGACGAGAAGATATAGCGTACTCACTAAGGCGCTATAGTATAACGTCTTTGCCTAAGGCACTATACTTACATAAATAATCGTCCCTTCCCCAGCAAAATAGAACGGTCCCAACCAAAAAAAGTCGAGTGGAGCCCACCGATCCCACAAAAAGTGTAGATTCTCGGTCCCACATCGTATCTAAGGCGTTATCTCGTAGCGGTTTGCTTGTTTCAGCTCCAAATcaccaaatttttaacttttcaaaaactttaaatcgaggtatttcgactTATTTTATGTTAAAATTCATGAATAAAAAATgcctattaattatttttattgtgtTCTGTGTTATTTCGTTATTGTTTTGCGAtataattaatttgttattttttatccggattatattattagtgtgctaaaaatttagtaaaatagagaaattgttattatttattaaaaaaatattaattagttactttttaATGTGGCATATAttttttcgtgattgttttgtgattaaattaatttgttatttttatccggtttagattatttatttattaaaagactagtaaaataaataaattattattttaggaaTAATTAATCTTATTTAGATGTTATTGTTGTACATATATGAATATGTGACTTTAGTTTCCTGTAGTAGTATCGTGTGCCCTAATGTAGTGCTCGTATttgtaatgtagtgccctttgagcgtagtaaaatgtagtgcaCTTTAGCATACTAtctttgtagttattgaaattaatcatttaagtacCTATTAAACCTAATAATATCTCAAAAAAattgatagttcaaacacaatcTCTCTCCAATTCTAGTCAACAAACGTAAAAAAAAATAACATGAGAAAATaacaatatttgtcaaactaagtattgctatatgaatatttaataattaaatcaataattaattatttaattttattatagtaaaaaataagtgaataacaaacaaacatataaaataataaaccaacatataaaataataaacaaacatataaaataatagatCTATTGAGTGATAAATTAGGAAACTTTTCTAATCATGAACACAAGAACATTGGATTCCTTGgtactactgggcctcaaatatcgagtctggagCCAAAATATAGTTTATTTGGACTCAAACTAAgtattgttatatgaatatttaataattaaatcttgtatagttatgaaatataattatttaaatttattatagtcaaaaataggtgagtaacaaacaaacatataaaataataaagtaacatataaaatataaaattataatatagaaaatgtatcaacctaattaacaatatagtaaaaatatcgaataaattttaatattaaagatattacaatatatttaaagatgttaagcaataaaaagaaaaatactttaattaatattgttcaatttacagtagTCGTCATGGAGGTTCCGCCTCTGCCTCCCGGGCCTGCCTTGCTAGAGCTACTGTTGCTACTGGCCGAGCATAGGTCTTCGTACATATGGGAGGGGCAATTATTGGCCCAGACGTTCCGTGCTAGAAGAGTAGACGATATGTGGGACTTTCTTAGGGACCACCATCTCCATCCCCATATAGTCAGACGCCTTCAGGATACGGGTTTCTATAGGATTATTGAGATTGGCCAGCTGCAGCTATATTGGTCGTTGATCACGActttgatagagcggtggcgaccggagatgcACACATTTTATTTATCCATTGGCGAGGCTACTATTACGTTTCAGGACGTAGAGGTTCTGTATGGGCTGCCGGTTGATGGACATCCTGTAGCTTTACCGCATGATATCAGAGATTATACGGGATTGCAATATCTGGAGATGTTGCAAAGGCTCATCGATTTTCGGCCAGCGAATGAGGCTGCATTGGTTGGGGCTAGTCGTATGCAGTTGACGCCCGTCCGGCTGCATCTGGAGGCGATACATGCGGACATTACGGATGATACACCGGATCTTCATATTAACTAGTACATGAGGTTGTTGATGTTGCTTATGTTTGGAGGGGTAttattcccgaacacttcgggaaacctaaacagcttgagatttcttcatcatcttgagcggctagatgatttacatAATTACAGCTGGGGAGCAGctgtcataatcactattctcttcctGACTTTGcacatctgccagatcccgattaaatatttcgtcttcgggcaattgaatAAGGACGggaccttcaagttgctcgttttcactacacaaccaacaaaataatgagttactcaaaTTGATCCAAACTTTACGTATAGCTTTATCAgttcacttacaaatcataatatgttgatatcccatgatggacacctatcctgttggtgatgactctcggatagaccaccatgatccaacacaccaaaactaggtatattccaactgggcgttggttcataacttgtaaaattcatatctggccggtaccccctgtggaatatatgagtgttaatgcaaattcaatacatcaaaaataaacatcgtaacacaaagaaaaattgaagtttaccactcgccTTATGGATTATAAAAACTAGGggagaaattattttctcgctcaTCATTCGCTTGTAGAGATAAAtttagatcaggccaaactctttTACCTGAAACTTGTTCGGCtaaaattgctccaaaataatcacccgatgattgagggatatccctactttgtgcaacctcattattgcgaacatCTTCAgtcttgacgtacatttccaatatttttatcacaagaaattcccggtattcatccggagttcttaaaaaatctctcagagtttcatcgtcttcgatgttaaactcagcatagcaagcaaccccttgcggagtgacaaaatacatatatcttccggttactttaatattcaccgaacgtttgctcacactcatttttttatataacaacaATACTAttgtatcgtactccattgtaagtggcaacttaacatgacactatagagataaactatagcttactgaattattcgccaccacaacctcacccctcaccccaatataatgaaaccataatttttcgctcttcagacattatgacaaaatgcaaaataatttAACAAAGAAATATTTCAGAAGACTTGAGAATATTTATGAATGGATGTTTACAAAATCTTTAacctctttaaataaggcaaaTATCAGTCTGGGAAGTATAATTATTTGAGGTATAGCGCCTTAAATATGGGCGCTATACCcaattgaattattgttatgtcagttattCCCAGAGGAATCATTTGTGAGCCACATAATATATATAGAGATGTAAGTTAGGGCGTTATATATATAACGCCTTAAGAAAGGGTGCTATACTTAACTGGGCAAAcggccgttaaggtatagcgccttataaaagggcgttatatatattatggtcaccaattttatttttcacatattttgattctttgagtccaaaagaaccacattttggttccagACTCATCAAGCAACTAGGTAATAATGTCTTTTCTCTCGTCTATCCCCATAGCCTTGATGTCATCGATACCAAAAGTATTAATGCTACGTAAGATGTGCTTCCTCCTTCCGACATTTATATGGTGTCATTTGATTTGATAcggaaatttaagaaaaaataaatatttttaaaatttatggtctaaaataaattttaaataatttatgtgactatatattttttttattaaaggtATAATAAgaacttttaaattaaattacttttaaaatACAAAACGATGATATCTTTTTGAGATAAACTAAAACGGAAAGAATACCTCATAAATTGGGAAGGAAAGAGTAATTATGTATTACAAGATGtataaaatgaaaaatagttAAACACGACATTTCTAAATGTTTGCACCTTTAACAATAATATTGTATTTTATATAACTTATTAGTTTAGAAACTCAAATTCTTTATCTTAATTTAAAGAATCCCGCTAGAGATCGTGGTCACGAACCATTAACCCTAAGCGGTTCCCATTAGCAAGAATCTCGTTCTCTCATTACCCAAATTCCTAATGTGCTGCTTGAGGCTCGGAACAACCTTGCTCCTGCTCGACTATAAATATTCTACTGATACCATTTGTAAAGATCATCAAAAAAGCAATTAGCATTCTCTAGTATTtcaattgtatttttttttagcaGCATCGCCTTATTATCTTCGGGATTGTATTTCATTTCGTCATTGCAGCCTCCTGATGCCTACGTTTAATAAGATCTACTttacatttattgttattttatctTGTTGATACTTTATAATATTTTGCATACGCTTTGGAGGATGATAATAAAGGTAAATAGTTAGGTAGTTGAGTGTTGTCTTTGTTTATAACAACTACTTTAGTATATTACTTAGTGTCAT
This DNA window, taken from Nicotiana tabacum cultivar K326 chromosome 15, ASM71507v2, whole genome shotgun sequence, encodes the following:
- the LOC107800459 gene encoding serine/threonine-protein phosphatase 7 long form homolog, with the protein product MEVPPLPPGPALLELLLLLAEHRSSYIWEGQLLAQTFRARRVDDMWDFLRDHHLHPHIVRRLQDTGFYRIIEIGQLQLYWSLITTLIERWRPEMHTFYLSIGEATITFQDVEVLYGLPVDGHPVALPHDIRDYTGLQYLEMLQRLIDFRPANEAALVGASRMQLTPVRLHLEAIHADITDDTPDLHIN